A single window of bacterium DNA harbors:
- a CDS encoding Abi-alpha family protein, producing the protein MNEVEEIAKAVQGVASLGEKSLEVSEKVGGFFARVFRDSIDEVAGMVTDRLRFVRWQRMVSMSDEVTHILAERGVDETRPVPPKLALPIFEEGSLEEDESLQKLWSQLLANAMDPSFNGELRYGFIDMIRNITAAEASILNKFYGVLDREGKLADLGQLSNYSLTREQIASIAGIDDAQYQVSIHNLMRMQCVGPAILKGGVKMGSEPLTIYKGTDAVVLTPLGVKFVEACIG; encoded by the coding sequence ATGAATGAAGTCGAGGAGATTGCCAAGGCAGTTCAGGGAGTAGCCAGCCTCGGTGAGAAGTCGCTCGAAGTGTCGGAGAAGGTTGGCGGGTTCTTTGCCCGCGTCTTCAGGGATTCCATAGATGAGGTCGCTGGCATGGTCACCGACCGCCTTCGATTCGTCCGCTGGCAGCGCATGGTCTCCATGTCGGATGAGGTCACTCACATTCTGGCTGAGCGAGGCGTCGACGAGACGAGGCCTGTTCCGCCAAAGCTCGCACTACCCATTTTCGAGGAGGGGAGTCTCGAGGAGGACGAGAGCCTGCAGAAGCTCTGGAGCCAGCTACTCGCCAACGCGATGGACCCGTCGTTCAATGGCGAGCTACGATACGGCTTCATCGACATGATCAGGAACATCACGGCGGCCGAGGCGAGTATCCTCAACAAGTTCTACGGGGTTCTTGATCGCGAGGGAAAGCTGGCGGACTTGGGCCAGCTGTCCAACTACAGCCTCACCAGGGAGCAGATAGCCTCAATCGCTGGAATCGACGACGCACAGTACCAGGTCAGCATCCACAACTTGATGCGCATGCAGTGCGTCGGGCCGGCGATTCTCAAGGGCGGAGTGAAGATGGGCTCTGAACCGCTGACCATCTACAAGGGAACCGACGCGGTCGTGCTCACTCCTCTGGGGGTCAAGTTCGTTGAAGCCTGCATCGGGTGA